One region of Desmodus rotundus isolate HL8 chromosome 11, HLdesRot8A.1, whole genome shotgun sequence genomic DNA includes:
- the HTR1B gene encoding 5-hydroxytryptamine receptor 1B: MEETGAQCAPPQPSGSQTGVSQANLSAAPSHNCSAEGYIYQDSIALPWKVLLVMLLALITLATTLSNAFVIATVYRTRKLHTPANYLIASLALTDLLVSILVMPVSTMYTVTGRWTLGQVVCDFWLSSDITCCTASILHLCVIALDRYWAITDAVEYSAKRTPKRAAVMIVLVWIFSISISLPPFFWRQAKAEEEVSDCVVNTDHILYTVYSTVGAFYFPTLLLIALYGRIYVEARSRILKQTPNKTGKRLTRAQLITDSPGSTSSVTSINSRAPDMPSESGSPVYVNQVKVRISDALLEKKKLMAARERKATKTLGIILGAFIVCWLPFFIISLVMPICKEACWFHLAIFDFFTWLGYLNSLINPIIYTMSNEDFKQAFHKLIRFKCTS, encoded by the coding sequence ATGGAGGAGACAGGCGCTCAGTGCGCCCCGCCGCAGCCTTCGGGCTCCCAGACTGGGGTTTCTCAAGCCAACCTCTCCGCTGCTCCTTCCCACAACTGCAGCGCCGAGGGCTACATTTACCAGGACTCAATCGCCCTGCCCTGGAAAGTACTACTGGTCATGTTGCTGGCGCTCATCACTTTGGCCACCACGCTCTCCAATGCGTTCGTGATTGCTACTGTGTACCGCACGCGGAAGCTACATACCCCAGCCAACTACCTGATCGCCTCCCTGGCGCTCACCGACCTGCTAGTATCCATCCTGGTGATGCCCGTCAGCACCATGTATACAGTCACCGGCCGCTGGACCCTGGGACAGGTGGTCTGCGACTTCTGGCTCTCGTCGGACATCACCTGTTGCACTGCTTCCATCCTGCACCTCTGTGTCATCGCCCTGGACCGCTACTGGGCCATCACGGACGCCGTGGAGTACTCGGCGAAAAGGACTCCTAAGAGGGCGGCAGTCATGATCGTGCTGGTGTGGattttctccatctccatctcaTTGCCACCCTTCTTCTGGCGTCAGGCCAAAGCCGAGGAGGAGGTGTCGGACTGTGTGGTGAACACCGACCACATCCTCTACACAGTCTACTCCACGGTGGGCGCTTTCTacttccccaccctgctcctcatCGCCCTCTACGGCCGCATCTACGTGGAAGCCCGCTCCCGGATTTTGAAACAGACTCCCAACAAGACCGGCAAGCGTTTGACCCGAGCCCAGCTGATAACCGACTCCCCCGGGTCCACGTCTTCTGTCACCTCTATTAATTCGCGGGCTCCCGACATGCCCAGCGAATCGGGGTCTCCAGTGTATGTGAACCAAGTCAAAGTGCGAATCTCTGACGCCCTGCTGGAGAAGAAGAAACTCATGGCCGCTAGGGAGCGCAAAGCCACCAAGACCCTGGGGATCATTTTGGGAGCGTTTATTGTGTGTTGGCTGCCCTTCTTCATCATCTCCCTAGTGATGCCTATCTGCAAAGAAGCATGCTGGTTCCACCTGGCCATATTTGACTTCTTCACGTGGCTGGGCTATCTCAACTCTCTCATTAACCCTATTATCTATACCATGTCCAATGAGGATTTCAAACAAGCGTTCCATAAACTGATACGCTTTAAATGCACAAGTTGA